Proteins encoded together in one Chitinophaga sp. LS1 window:
- a CDS encoding TonB-dependent receptor plug domain-containing protein — protein MKKIISSIIFCLLHLSVQAQVQDYATTKEKVYLQTNHVYFVPGETLFYKAYVVDAQKNTPTLTSTILNVDIISPAGSVLAQLKHPITIGYCEGGYKFTEDLPGGIYKIKAYTTWMQNEKDSTWFTKSVTLQKVIAPRLLLKLDFPEKGYGPGDTIRAKFSVRTPDNQPLRNYTGQFTINIEGKQYKADNFKTDTAGKATIRAVLPASLSTNDGLLNVTITNSGFTESISRSIPIVLNNIDLQFMPEGGTFVAGLPTILAFKAINEYGKPVDVHGTICDDKGQQVAAFASYHGGMGSIPFTPAVGRKYYALVSDKKYPLPLSTPNGIVLNMLHKNGQLYAKISTTAAEDITLTATVREHVYYTTNATLHSGAQLIKIDTADFPTGIASFTLRDSRRLKVAERVIFLNKYNVLHVNITTDKSSYQPREKVKMTLTTTNAEGLAIPANLSLTVIDDKLWTMADDKQDHILSWLLMSSELRGKIEEPQFYFKQDEPKADSALDMLMLTQGYRYFAFTDIVNSGNRLAFTPDKLNILSGMVTDSKGMPVKSKLYLFNLSRHTGVVRRTSANGQFFFSDVDAGTDYCLMGEAENHRDTLNINVSQNGIGFNKQEAGMFKPLKTGLKESIAAYPSLVINDLKWADDSKSLNEVVVTALGISKERRTLGYSVSIINAEALMTPGSIASALNGKAAGINIQSATGNPGYGTSVQIRGINSLNPNGIPLYIVDGVPTELTNINQFNPNDIESLTVLKDASATAIYGSRGANGVILITTKDKRYADRIRISLGKSNNYSVKKIKTPGLNEIFTQVPVFYAPKYLTPETNERNDFRETIYWNPTIQTDRNGKASVEFYNSDASTTFRAITEGIGYNGAIGRAEQTYAVHDAVSVDAKIPPYINAGDNVKIPIVLKNYSFSDIVARVRIQLPPEVDGDTTLKEVPVTKNGDARLYIEVKPKHAMSGNIRINVDSQAIFLPFTVEEKEFPMHVVFSGNQSKDTSFTFSGVGGFFNPEMSLELHTVGAQLMDGIKSMLREPYGCFEQTSSSTYPNILILQLLKNAAKRDYELEKTARALLEKGYDRLISFETNENGFEWFGHAPAHVALTAYGLMEFTAMKEFIPVDKAMLNRTEKFLLDHRDGKGAFKPSPGGYDQFRAVPPDVANAYIVYALSQTDAGKQIPLEYTTTLKAAQASNDGYQLAIMALAAANLHKTDDFNDLMQRLDKLFKDGQVTARTTVVGSQGISLYVETMSLYAMALMREPAPRKARIAQLISTILTKKSYYGFGSTQGTIMALTAMVAYSNMEKSGGDEKGTFTLNGHAVTPAASVSTNYLSNKNNFSVKYPGPEGIPYTFRCDYFTNTPPTSDRAVLKFQTMLSSHTGKVGETVRMHINVTNTSREAQGMAVVKIGIPGGLSLQPWQLKELMDKEQVAYYEIFDNYLVFYWRGMEAKEMKKVALDLKVEVPGSYQGKAGAGYLYYQPEDKYWQPGETVEIIP, from the coding sequence ATGAAGAAAATAATAAGCTCCATTATATTTTGCCTGCTCCACCTGTCTGTACAGGCACAGGTACAGGATTATGCAACTACCAAAGAAAAAGTGTACCTGCAAACGAACCATGTGTACTTTGTACCCGGTGAAACACTCTTCTATAAAGCCTATGTAGTAGATGCGCAAAAAAACACACCGACACTGACCAGTACTATTCTCAATGTAGATATCATTAGTCCTGCAGGCAGTGTACTGGCCCAACTGAAACACCCTATTACTATTGGTTATTGTGAAGGAGGGTATAAATTTACTGAAGATCTGCCCGGAGGTATCTATAAGATAAAGGCATATACCACCTGGATGCAGAATGAAAAAGACAGTACCTGGTTTACGAAATCTGTTACCCTGCAAAAGGTGATCGCCCCAAGGTTACTGCTAAAACTGGATTTCCCCGAAAAAGGCTATGGGCCGGGCGATACCATCCGGGCAAAGTTCTCCGTACGCACGCCAGACAATCAACCTTTACGAAACTATACCGGCCAGTTCACCATCAATATTGAAGGTAAGCAGTACAAAGCGGATAATTTCAAAACAGATACCGCCGGCAAGGCGACCATCAGGGCTGTACTGCCTGCATCACTCAGCACGAATGATGGATTGCTCAATGTAACGATCACCAACAGTGGCTTTACTGAATCTATTTCAAGGAGTATCCCAATTGTGCTGAATAACATTGACCTTCAGTTCATGCCGGAGGGAGGCACTTTTGTTGCGGGCCTGCCTACGATATTAGCATTCAAAGCGATTAACGAATATGGCAAACCTGTAGACGTACACGGTACGATCTGTGATGACAAAGGCCAGCAGGTGGCTGCATTTGCCAGTTATCACGGAGGTATGGGCAGTATCCCTTTTACACCTGCTGTGGGCAGAAAATATTACGCACTCGTATCTGATAAAAAATATCCATTACCGTTGTCCACCCCGAATGGCATCGTACTCAACATGCTGCATAAGAATGGACAACTGTATGCCAAAATAAGTACGACTGCTGCCGAAGACATCACACTCACGGCCACTGTGCGGGAACATGTTTATTATACCACCAATGCCACCTTACACAGCGGAGCACAATTAATTAAAATCGATACGGCAGATTTCCCGACTGGTATTGCCAGCTTCACCCTGCGTGACAGCCGTCGGCTCAAAGTAGCAGAGAGAGTGATATTTCTGAATAAATACAATGTGCTGCATGTAAACATCACGACAGATAAAAGCAGTTACCAGCCAAGGGAAAAAGTAAAAATGACCCTTACCACTACGAATGCCGAAGGCCTGGCTATACCAGCTAATCTATCGCTGACTGTCATTGACGACAAGCTTTGGACCATGGCTGATGACAAGCAGGATCATATTCTCTCCTGGTTGCTTATGAGCAGTGAGCTACGTGGTAAGATAGAAGAACCCCAGTTCTATTTCAAACAGGATGAACCCAAAGCTGACAGTGCCCTTGATATGTTGATGCTGACGCAGGGTTACCGTTACTTTGCTTTTACAGATATCGTCAACAGCGGTAACAGGCTTGCTTTCACACCTGACAAGTTAAATATCCTGAGTGGTATGGTGACAGATAGTAAAGGCATGCCTGTAAAAAGTAAACTCTATTTGTTTAATCTAAGCAGGCATACCGGTGTAGTGAGAAGGACTTCGGCCAACGGGCAATTCTTTTTCTCTGATGTAGACGCCGGCACTGATTATTGCCTGATGGGTGAAGCAGAGAACCATAGAGATACACTCAATATCAATGTTTCTCAAAATGGTATTGGTTTTAATAAACAGGAAGCGGGCATGTTCAAGCCGCTGAAAACAGGATTGAAAGAAAGTATTGCAGCATATCCTTCATTGGTCATCAACGACCTGAAATGGGCAGATGACAGCAAATCCCTGAATGAGGTGGTGGTAACAGCATTAGGTATCAGTAAGGAAAGGAGGACATTAGGCTACTCCGTCAGCATTATAAATGCGGAAGCACTCATGACTCCCGGTTCAATTGCATCTGCATTGAATGGGAAAGCGGCAGGTATAAATATTCAGTCAGCCACCGGCAATCCCGGATACGGAACCAGCGTCCAGATACGTGGCATCAATTCTTTAAACCCGAATGGTATTCCCTTGTACATCGTGGATGGCGTACCAACCGAGCTGACAAATATCAACCAGTTCAATCCAAATGATATAGAATCGCTCACTGTATTGAAAGATGCCTCCGCCACAGCTATATATGGTTCAAGGGGCGCAAATGGCGTGATATTGATCACGACCAAAGATAAAAGGTATGCAGACAGGATTCGTATATCACTGGGAAAATCGAATAACTACTCCGTTAAAAAAATTAAAACTCCGGGTCTCAATGAGATCTTTACACAGGTACCTGTTTTCTATGCACCTAAATACCTCACACCGGAAACGAATGAAAGAAACGATTTCAGGGAAACGATCTACTGGAATCCTACCATACAAACAGACAGAAATGGTAAAGCCTCTGTTGAGTTTTATAATTCAGATGCCAGCACCACCTTTAGAGCTATTACGGAGGGCATTGGCTACAATGGCGCTATTGGCAGGGCAGAACAAACCTATGCCGTACACGATGCAGTGAGTGTGGATGCAAAAATTCCTCCTTACATCAATGCAGGTGACAATGTGAAGATCCCCATCGTGTTAAAAAACTATAGCTTCAGTGACATCGTGGCGCGTGTACGTATCCAATTGCCCCCTGAGGTAGATGGCGATACTACGCTGAAAGAAGTACCTGTGACAAAAAATGGAGATGCCCGGTTGTATATCGAAGTAAAACCTAAACATGCCATGTCTGGCAACATCCGTATCAATGTGGATAGCCAGGCGATCTTCCTGCCATTTACGGTCGAAGAAAAAGAATTCCCAATGCATGTAGTCTTCTCCGGAAATCAGTCAAAGGATACGTCCTTCACTTTTTCTGGTGTGGGAGGATTTTTCAACCCGGAAATGTCACTTGAACTACATACCGTAGGTGCACAACTCATGGATGGTATAAAGAGTATGCTGCGTGAGCCATATGGTTGTTTTGAACAAACATCCAGCAGCACGTATCCGAATATTCTCATTTTGCAGTTACTGAAAAATGCCGCCAAACGGGATTATGAACTGGAAAAGACAGCAAGGGCACTACTGGAAAAAGGATACGATCGACTGATCAGTTTCGAGACAAATGAGAACGGATTTGAATGGTTTGGACATGCGCCTGCACATGTGGCACTCACTGCCTATGGATTAATGGAATTCACCGCCATGAAAGAGTTTATACCTGTAGACAAGGCGATGCTGAACAGAACAGAAAAGTTCCTGTTGGACCACCGTGATGGCAAGGGAGCATTCAAACCCTCTCCGGGAGGCTATGATCAATTCCGTGCCGTACCTCCTGATGTTGCCAATGCCTATATCGTGTATGCACTGTCACAAACAGATGCAGGTAAGCAGATTCCATTAGAATATACAACAACCCTGAAAGCCGCGCAGGCAAGCAACGATGGCTATCAGTTAGCCATCATGGCACTGGCGGCAGCCAACCTGCATAAAACAGATGATTTTAATGACCTGATGCAGCGATTGGATAAATTGTTCAAAGACGGCCAGGTAACCGCCCGCACAACTGTTGTCGGTTCTCAGGGCATATCCCTATATGTTGAAACAATGTCCCTGTACGCTATGGCATTGATGCGCGAGCCTGCACCCCGTAAGGCGCGGATTGCGCAACTGATTTCCACCATTCTTACCAAAAAGAGTTATTACGGATTTGGCTCTACACAAGGTACTATTATGGCATTGACAGCAATGGTGGCATACAGCAATATGGAAAAATCAGGTGGGGATGAGAAGGGCACATTTACCCTGAATGGACATGCTGTTACACCAGCTGCAAGCGTATCTACCAACTACCTGAGTAATAAGAATAACTTTTCTGTGAAATACCCGGGTCCGGAGGGAATACCTTACACTTTCCGCTGTGATTATTTTACCAACACGCCTCCTACCAGTGACAGGGCGGTATTGAAATTCCAAACCATGCTCAGTTCACATACCGGGAAGGTGGGTGAAACCGTGCGCATGCATATCAATGTGACCAATACCAGTCGTGAGGCACAAGGGATGGCTGTGGTAAAAATCGGTATTCCCGGAGGATTATCCTTACAACCATGGCAGTTGAAAGAATTGATGGACAAAGAGCAGGTGGCCTATTATGAAATATTTGACAACTACCTGGTATTCTATTGGAGAGGTATGGAAGCAAAAGAAATGAAGAAAGTAGCGCTGGATCTGAAAGTAGAGGTGCCAGGAAGTTATCAGGGTAAGGCAGGTGCGGGTTACCTGTATTATCAACCGGAAGATAAGTACTGGCAGCCGGGAGAAACAGTAGAAATTATTCCTTAA
- a CDS encoding discoidin domain-containing protein: protein MKKVMLSALLCIWGVVLHAQVKVFTRYNYYLTEKEGSIICILPDQANYKLNLSLRNEKLATTAKTEGQRLSAQFNLDALPTGTTALHYVLEKDGATVQKGDVNIVKLAPKANAVQIDQLTGGLIADGLPFFPFGFYCVPAGDLPEREVTHGFNMIGVYQGNLPEGLAERKGYMDRCAQVGVKVQYGVNSLVGSGHNGDKGLDKTEEEKLALLKSEVLAFKDHPALLSYYINDEPDGQGRPPAILESAYQLIHELDPYHPVSIVFMMPQKANDYRNTMDIAMTDPYPIPGPADKVMDDLTQYATAYQYEKSVWLVPQAFGGQEMWNREPTGAEIRLMTYMGLIGGAKGIQYYVHAPGNLNPQSVSAWSAASNVAVETAQMTSFLLSADVAPAIHADDPKILTKAYSYQGNTLLIAVNNENKPKAYTLTTSLQEQKTAQCWFENREVTLENGVVHDIIDAYGTRVYLILKDTVSAIPADNMTLNPSFEKIVSPGLPIGSNVTSTSHRKADVGASFFVDPRQHADGMFSLRLITPVDSGGNKIRLIPMVMTKGNSYTVSIRAKAKAQEHMPTFRIAIDAMEQDHTYTLTPEWEAYNFTFQAPASSTTAILTLELIQQGTAWFDLLTASPDPVITYQINDDRTATVNINTNSNKEIRYAINQLPDAQSPLYTKPLDMHVAGTISAGIFDHGKQIAGSNTFVPVNLALGRKVTIAQPYAPQYAAAGDSTLTDGAMGTTAFKCGKWLGFSGKDLDATVDMGSTTPMKRVITSFLCDPNSGIFLPKEVAVYTSKDGKKYKLAGKIYNTKNVRGEPYLQQFSIPVKGNARYVRITGKAFGAIPQGYLFVGSTSWLFTDEILVQ from the coding sequence ATGAAGAAAGTCATGCTGAGTGCACTCCTATGCATATGGGGGGTGGTATTACATGCACAGGTCAAAGTATTTACCCGGTACAATTATTATCTCACTGAAAAAGAAGGCAGTATCATTTGCATATTGCCCGATCAGGCGAATTACAAACTCAATTTATCGCTACGCAACGAAAAACTTGCCACCACTGCTAAAACAGAAGGGCAGCGGCTTTCTGCTCAATTTAACCTGGATGCATTACCAACAGGTACCACTGCTTTGCATTATGTATTGGAGAAAGATGGTGCTACTGTGCAGAAGGGTGACGTTAACATTGTCAAACTCGCACCAAAAGCCAATGCGGTACAGATAGACCAGCTCACAGGCGGGTTAATTGCCGACGGATTGCCCTTTTTCCCCTTTGGATTTTATTGCGTTCCTGCCGGCGATCTGCCTGAAAGAGAAGTGACACATGGATTCAATATGATTGGTGTATACCAGGGCAACCTGCCTGAAGGACTGGCAGAACGTAAAGGTTATATGGACCGTTGTGCACAGGTAGGTGTGAAGGTACAGTATGGTGTCAACTCCCTCGTAGGCAGTGGGCATAACGGCGATAAAGGGCTGGATAAAACGGAGGAAGAAAAACTCGCATTATTAAAAAGTGAAGTGCTGGCATTCAAAGATCATCCTGCGCTGTTATCATATTATATCAATGATGAACCGGATGGACAAGGGCGTCCACCTGCTATACTGGAATCGGCGTATCAGCTGATCCATGAGCTGGATCCTTACCATCCTGTTTCCATTGTATTTATGATGCCGCAAAAAGCAAATGATTACAGGAATACGATGGATATAGCGATGACTGACCCCTATCCTATTCCGGGTCCTGCTGATAAGGTGATGGACGATCTGACCCAGTATGCGACTGCTTATCAGTATGAAAAGTCAGTATGGCTGGTGCCACAGGCATTTGGCGGGCAGGAGATGTGGAACAGGGAGCCGACAGGTGCGGAGATCAGGCTGATGACCTATATGGGATTGATTGGAGGTGCAAAGGGTATTCAATACTATGTACATGCACCGGGCAACCTGAATCCACAGTCAGTATCTGCATGGTCTGCTGCCAGCAATGTGGCGGTAGAAACTGCACAGATGACCTCTTTCTTATTATCTGCTGATGTGGCGCCTGCGATACATGCAGATGATCCAAAGATCTTAACGAAAGCGTACAGTTATCAGGGAAATACATTGTTGATTGCTGTGAATAATGAGAATAAACCCAAAGCATATACATTGACCACCTCTTTGCAGGAGCAAAAAACTGCACAGTGCTGGTTTGAAAACAGGGAGGTCACTTTGGAAAATGGGGTTGTGCATGATATCATTGATGCATATGGTACAAGGGTCTATTTAATTCTTAAGGATACCGTATCGGCCATTCCTGCGGATAACATGACCCTGAATCCCAGCTTTGAAAAGATCGTGAGTCCGGGGTTACCGATTGGTAGCAATGTGACCAGCACCAGTCATCGTAAAGCAGATGTAGGCGCTTCATTTTTTGTAGATCCCCGTCAGCATGCAGATGGGATGTTTAGTCTGCGACTGATCACACCTGTGGACAGTGGGGGTAATAAAATCAGGCTGATACCGATGGTGATGACGAAAGGTAACAGCTATACCGTATCTATCAGGGCCAAAGCCAAAGCACAGGAACATATGCCGACGTTCCGCATTGCTATTGATGCCATGGAACAGGATCATACGTATACACTCACACCTGAGTGGGAAGCATACAATTTCACTTTCCAGGCACCGGCATCTTCTACCACGGCAATTTTGACGCTGGAACTGATTCAGCAGGGTACCGCATGGTTTGATCTGCTCACAGCCAGTCCTGACCCGGTGATCACTTATCAGATAAATGACGACCGGACGGCCACGGTGAACATCAATACTAATTCCAATAAAGAGATCCGGTATGCCATCAATCAATTGCCGGATGCACAGTCACCTTTGTATACGAAGCCATTGGATATGCATGTAGCCGGCACCATTTCGGCGGGTATTTTTGACCATGGTAAACAGATAGCAGGCTCCAATACTTTTGTGCCTGTAAACCTGGCTTTGGGCAGGAAAGTGACCATTGCACAACCTTATGCGCCTCAGTATGCAGCTGCAGGCGATAGTACACTCACTGATGGCGCCATGGGCACCACGGCTTTCAAATGTGGTAAATGGCTGGGATTTAGTGGCAAAGATCTGGATGCTACTGTAGATATGGGTAGTACGACACCCATGAAAAGAGTGATCACCAGTTTCCTCTGCGATCCTAACAGTGGCATTTTCCTGCCAAAAGAAGTGGCGGTATATACATCCAAAGATGGGAAGAAATATAAACTGGCAGGTAAGATATATAACACTAAGAATGTGCGGGGAGAGCCTTATTTACAACAGTTTAGCATCCCGGTGAAGGGAAATGCAAGATATGTGCGGATAACAGGCAAGGCCTTTGGGGCCATACCGCAAGGGTACCTGTTTGTCGGGTCCACTTCGTGGTTATTTACTGACGAAATCCTTGTACAATAA